Proteins encoded in a region of the Streptococcus sanguinis genome:
- a CDS encoding M20 peptidase aminoacylase family protein, giving the protein MKKFYDKLMQTRHYLHQHPELSGQEFETTAFLKGYLEDLEIRILESGLKTGLVAEIGSGKPVIALRADIDALPILERTGLPYASQNVGVMHACGHDFHQTSLLGAAELLKAMEGDLRGTVRLIFQPAEETSLGASQVLATGLLDDVSAIIGFHNMPQLKAGQLALKAGAMMAGVEKFKVEVEGVSSHAARPDLGVDTVLTLTSMIQNLQALVARIVSPFEAAVLSVTHIEAGATWNVLPQSGFFEGTIRSFNPSLQQRLKEDFIRIVENTAENFGAQVRISWGHTPPVTYNDSELAELLYEHSQNLAEVLPASPSSAGEDFAFYQEKIPGVFAFIGSNGAENAPDLHHDSMVIDDEAFKVSVPYYVESALFLLQYYKQKV; this is encoded by the coding sequence ATGAAAAAATTTTATGATAAACTGATGCAAACGCGGCATTATCTTCATCAGCATCCAGAGCTGTCTGGGCAGGAATTTGAAACGACGGCTTTTCTAAAAGGCTATCTGGAAGATTTGGAGATTAGGATTTTAGAATCCGGTCTGAAAACGGGCTTGGTTGCCGAGATTGGCTCTGGCAAGCCGGTTATTGCCCTGAGGGCTGATATCGATGCTCTGCCCATTTTGGAGCGGACAGGTCTACCTTATGCCAGTCAGAATGTAGGCGTCATGCACGCTTGCGGCCATGATTTTCACCAGACCAGCCTCTTGGGGGCAGCTGAGCTGCTCAAGGCTATGGAAGGAGATTTGAGAGGGACAGTTCGTTTGATTTTCCAGCCGGCTGAGGAAACTTCTCTGGGAGCCAGTCAGGTGCTTGCGACTGGTTTGCTGGACGATGTGTCTGCTATTATTGGCTTTCACAATATGCCCCAGCTTAAGGCGGGACAGCTGGCGCTTAAAGCTGGAGCCATGATGGCTGGGGTTGAGAAGTTCAAGGTTGAGGTAGAAGGAGTCAGCAGCCATGCGGCTAGGCCAGATCTGGGTGTTGATACAGTATTGACCTTAACCAGTATGATTCAAAATCTGCAGGCTCTAGTGGCCCGCATAGTGTCTCCTTTTGAAGCAGCTGTCTTATCTGTAACCCATATAGAAGCTGGAGCGACTTGGAATGTACTACCGCAGTCAGGCTTTTTTGAAGGAACCATTCGCAGCTTCAATCCATCCTTGCAGCAGCGTCTCAAGGAAGACTTTATCCGAATTGTAGAGAATACAGCGGAGAATTTTGGAGCTCAAGTCAGGATTTCTTGGGGCCATACACCGCCAGTGACCTATAATGATTCCGAATTGGCCGAGCTGCTCTATGAGCATTCACAGAATCTGGCTGAGGTCCTACCTGCCAGTCCTTCCTCGGCTGGTGAAGATTTTGCCTTTTATCAAGAGAAGATTCCAGGCGTCTTTGCCTTTATCGGCTCAAATGGGGCAGAAAATGCTCCTGACCTCCATCACGATAGCATGGTCATTGACGACGAAGCCTTCAAAGTTTCCGTTCCTTACTATGTCGAAAGTGCTCTCTTTCTCCTGCAGTACTATAAGCAGAAGGTCTAG
- a CDS encoding amino acid ABC transporter substrate-binding protein, translating into MNLKKTLKYFSLAAVSALAIGALVACSSSSEKKTEKIKVEVGTVGTTKPFSYEDKDGKLTGYDIEVLRAIFKDSDKYEVNFNKTKWASIFSGLDSDRYQIGANNISYSEERANKYLYASPYAKNPTVLVVRKGEGIKSLDDIGGKSTEVVQGTSTAQQLEDYNKEHSDNPTKINYTDGTIQQILANLNDGRTDYKVFERITVESIIKDQGLKNLEVIELPSDQQPYVYPIIASGQEDLQKFVNKRIKELYEDGTLEKLSQEFFGGSYLPDAKDIK; encoded by the coding sequence ATGAACCTGAAGAAAACCTTGAAATACTTCTCTCTGGCGGCTGTCAGTGCCTTGGCCATTGGTGCCCTAGTGGCCTGCTCATCATCAAGTGAGAAGAAAACAGAGAAAATAAAGGTAGAAGTCGGAACAGTAGGAACGACCAAACCATTTTCATACGAGGATAAAGACGGTAAACTGACTGGCTACGATATCGAAGTCCTTCGTGCTATCTTTAAGGACTCAGACAAGTATGAAGTCAATTTCAATAAGACCAAGTGGGCTTCTATTTTCTCAGGTCTGGACAGCGACCGCTACCAGATCGGTGCCAATAATATCAGCTATTCCGAAGAACGGGCTAACAAATATCTCTATGCTAGTCCATATGCGAAAAATCCAACAGTTTTAGTTGTCCGGAAGGGTGAGGGCATCAAATCGCTGGATGACATTGGCGGCAAGTCTACTGAGGTTGTTCAGGGGACTTCAACAGCTCAGCAACTAGAGGACTATAACAAGGAACATAGCGATAATCCGACAAAAATCAATTATACGGACGGAACCATTCAGCAAATCTTGGCCAATCTGAATGACGGCCGTACGGACTATAAAGTTTTTGAGCGCATAACTGTAGAGTCTATTATCAAAGACCAAGGCTTGAAAAATCTGGAAGTGATTGAACTTCCAAGCGACCAGCAGCCTTATGTCTATCCGATTATTGCAAGCGGTCAGGAAGACCTGCAAAAATTTGTCAACAAGCGAATCAAGGAACTCTATGAGGACGGTACGCTTGAAAAACTATCACAAGAATTCTTTGGCGGCTCTTACCTGCCAGATGCAAAAGACATCAAGTAA
- a CDS encoding DUF6773 family protein — translation MKKQPIIKDERIEKLDGKVAGELVLGIFLFLATSVCFKAYILRLTLLAYLPETILIILVGLYALMRRLSLGIDVRDMVMEENWPERFMGGVVFALIVAGIDFFGQRESLASILSIWYLLKLALSMLLFILGSLTLDKVSLTLNRKRQKKLDQELEVEE, via the coding sequence ATGAAGAAGCAACCTATTATAAAAGACGAACGGATAGAGAAATTGGACGGTAAAGTTGCAGGAGAACTAGTACTAGGAATATTCCTTTTCTTAGCTACCTCTGTATGTTTCAAAGCCTATATTCTCCGTCTAACCTTACTGGCCTATCTGCCAGAGACTATTCTGATTATTCTAGTTGGTCTATATGCCTTGATGCGTCGCTTGAGTTTGGGAATTGATGTCCGTGACATGGTGATGGAGGAAAACTGGCCAGAGCGTTTTATGGGTGGAGTTGTTTTTGCTCTAATCGTTGCAGGTATTGATTTCTTTGGTCAGCGAGAAAGCTTGGCTAGTATCTTAAGCATTTGGTACCTGCTCAAGTTGGCTCTTTCAATGCTGCTCTTTATATTGGGAAGCTTGACCTTGGATAAGGTCAGCCTAACTCTCAACCGCAAACGTCAGAAAAAGCTAGATCAGGAATTGGAGGTTGAAGAATGA
- a CDS encoding M20/M25/M40 family metallo-hydrolase, with protein sequence MPFSTETEQIKKFENDEVAQHYFEVLRTLISKKSIFAQQVGLQEVANYLGEIFTAAGAKVMIDDSYTAPFVLAEFLSSNPAAKTIIFYNHYDTVPADDDQPWTNDPFTLSVHYGIMYGRGVDDDKGHITARLTAVRKYIREHGDLPVNIIFMMEGAEESASTDLDKYLAKHRKRLRGADLLVWEQGSRNNLGQLEISGGNKGIVTFDMTVKSADVDIHSSFGGVINSASWYLVNALSSLRSPDGRILVEGIYEQVQEPNERELALIEEYALRTPEELSQVYGLKLPVLLDERKEFLRRFYFEPSLNIEGFGSGYQGQGVKTILPSEAQAKMEVRLVPGLEPENVLDKIRQQLDKNGYSAVELTYTLGEMSYRSDMSAPSILNLIELAKDFYCEGVSVLPTSAGTGPMHTVYEALEVPMAAFGLGNANSRDHGGDENVKIADYYTHIELIQDLIGSYHQTD encoded by the coding sequence ATGCCTTTCTCAACTGAGACTGAACAAATCAAGAAATTTGAAAACGACGAGGTAGCCCAGCACTATTTTGAAGTGCTGCGGACCTTGATCTCTAAAAAATCAATCTTTGCCCAGCAGGTTGGCTTGCAGGAAGTAGCCAACTATTTGGGAGAGATTTTTACAGCTGCAGGTGCCAAGGTCATGATTGACGATAGCTATACTGCTCCATTTGTTTTGGCGGAGTTTCTTTCTTCAAATCCTGCTGCTAAGACCATTATTTTCTACAACCACTACGATACAGTGCCGGCAGATGATGACCAGCCTTGGACCAATGATCCCTTTACACTGTCAGTTCATTACGGGATTATGTATGGGCGAGGAGTGGATGATGACAAGGGGCACATTACCGCTCGTTTGACGGCCGTTCGTAAGTATATTCGAGAGCACGGTGATTTGCCGGTCAATATTATTTTTATGATGGAAGGGGCAGAAGAGTCTGCTTCGACAGACTTGGATAAATATTTGGCCAAGCATCGCAAACGCCTGCGAGGAGCAGATTTGCTGGTCTGGGAGCAAGGCAGCCGCAATAATCTGGGACAGCTGGAAATCTCGGGTGGTAACAAGGGAATTGTTACCTTTGATATGACGGTCAAAAGTGCAGATGTAGACATTCATTCTAGCTTCGGCGGGGTTATCAATTCAGCTTCTTGGTATTTGGTCAATGCTCTATCCAGCTTGCGCAGTCCAGACGGCCGCATCTTAGTTGAAGGCATCTATGAGCAGGTTCAAGAGCCAAATGAACGGGAGCTGGCTCTGATTGAGGAATATGCCCTGCGGACTCCTGAAGAGTTGAGTCAGGTCTATGGCTTGAAATTGCCGGTTTTGTTGGACGAACGGAAGGAATTCCTTCGTCGCTTTTACTTTGAGCCTTCTCTGAATATTGAAGGCTTCGGATCAGGCTATCAAGGCCAAGGGGTTAAAACTATTTTGCCTTCAGAGGCCCAGGCTAAGATGGAGGTTCGTCTGGTGCCTGGTCTGGAGCCAGAGAATGTATTGGACAAGATTCGTCAGCAACTGGATAAAAATGGCTATTCGGCAGTTGAGCTGACTTATACCTTGGGAGAAATGAGCTATCGCAGCGACATGAGCGCACCTTCCATTCTCAATCTTATCGAACTAGCAAAAGATTTCTACTGCGAAGGCGTCTCTGTACTGCCGACCTCAGCCGGAACTGGCCCGATGCACACGGTTTATGAAGCCTTGGAGGTTCCTATGGCGGCTTTTGGACTTGGCAATGCCAACAGCCGGGACCACGGTGGAGATGAGAATGTGAAAATTGCTGATTATTATACACATATAGAGCTCATTCAAGACTTGATTGGCAGTTACCATCAAACTGACTAG
- a CDS encoding DUF6612 family protein — protein MKFKKITFMALTALLTLSLGACSLIGQKHSQKNQGVTENSSRESQKNTSSDDIEELLEKAETANEDLTSMKMKVKLSITVDGSNKTQTMSGDLLYDKSTDELAKGHLVIDGKESGQESYQEAIMPGGQDKLLYTRSSKNGTWSKQEMGSGADYYVQPDYFKLMDGFYQMADDVTVKESGDEYVFKLSSKNADLLGLFGEEFKLELSGVTQADMDKKLEVRLDKKTLFLKDFKLGLSYKGEKGSMDVQTDTHYSDWNTIDEDEIKAPQ, from the coding sequence ATGAAATTCAAAAAGATTACTTTTATGGCCCTTACAGCTTTACTGACGCTTAGTTTAGGGGCTTGTAGCTTGATTGGGCAGAAGCATTCTCAAAAGAATCAGGGTGTGACTGAGAATAGTTCCCGTGAGAGCCAAAAGAATACTTCTTCTGACGATATTGAAGAACTCTTGGAGAAAGCAGAAACTGCGAATGAAGATCTAACTTCAATGAAAATGAAGGTAAAACTATCTATCACTGTAGATGGTTCCAATAAAACTCAAACGATGAGCGGAGACCTTCTCTATGATAAAAGCACTGATGAATTGGCCAAGGGACATTTAGTAATAGATGGAAAAGAGAGCGGTCAGGAGAGTTATCAAGAAGCGATTATGCCAGGCGGACAGGATAAACTTTTGTATACTCGTTCTTCTAAAAATGGAACATGGTCTAAGCAAGAAATGGGAAGCGGGGCAGATTATTATGTTCAGCCCGATTATTTCAAACTCATGGATGGCTTTTATCAAATGGCTGATGATGTCACTGTAAAGGAAAGCGGTGATGAATATGTCTTTAAATTAAGCAGTAAAAATGCTGATTTGCTAGGGCTTTTTGGTGAAGAATTCAAACTAGAGCTGTCAGGTGTTACTCAGGCAGATATGGATAAGAAGTTAGAAGTACGCTTGGATAAAAAGACCTTATTCTTAAAAGACTTTAAGCTAGGTTTATCTTATAAAGGTGAAAAAGGTAGTATGGATGTTCAAACAGATACTCATTATTCTGACTGGAATACTATAGATGAAGATGAGATAAAAGCACCTCAGTAA
- a CDS encoding CPBP family intramembrane glutamic endopeptidase codes for MTWWKRLLWVGCVCLALLLYVLPMLVQHVVRIYEFPRLWTILLGIFLIFITSMVFIVLAKKSGILSQSGKAFQKADGKRIILGFLGMILVSFLGTFLLNLFHGEETTVNQASIIEEFQRGDMILLPITLGVLAPIAEEIIFRGIIPLKIFKGYEAWGYIIGGLIFTLFHGPTNIMSFVLYAGSSVILTWLAYRTRRLEVSIAVHMLNNGLPAIIMFLIGILGIPR; via the coding sequence ATGACTTGGTGGAAACGATTGCTGTGGGTTGGGTGCGTTTGCTTAGCATTGCTGCTGTATGTATTACCCATGCTGGTTCAGCACGTCGTAAGAATTTATGAATTTCCAAGACTATGGACCATTCTTCTTGGTATTTTCCTAATTTTTATCACTTCGATGGTCTTTATCGTATTGGCAAAGAAGTCAGGTATTTTATCTCAGTCTGGCAAAGCTTTTCAAAAAGCAGACGGGAAGCGAATTATTTTAGGTTTTCTAGGTATGATTCTCGTATCTTTTCTTGGAACGTTTCTTTTGAATCTATTTCACGGTGAGGAAACAACGGTGAATCAAGCATCTATAATAGAAGAGTTCCAAAGAGGGGATATGATTTTGTTGCCCATCACACTTGGGGTTTTAGCACCTATTGCAGAGGAAATAATTTTCCGCGGAATCATTCCTCTAAAAATCTTTAAAGGCTATGAGGCTTGGGGTTATATCATAGGCGGGTTGATCTTTACTCTTTTTCATGGTCCAACCAATATCATGTCTTTTGTTCTTTATGCTGGTTCCTCAGTGATTTTGACCTGGCTGGCTTATCGAACTCGGCGCTTGGAAGTCAGTATTGCAGTTCACATGCTGAATAATGGACTTCCTGCCATTATCATGTTTTTGATAGGTATTTTGGGAATACCTAGATAG
- a CDS encoding nucleotidyltransferase, which yields MTVTGIIAEFNPFHNGHKYLLEQASSLKIIAMSGNFVQRGEPAIVDKWTRAQMALEAGADLVLELPFLVSVQAADFFAKGAVDILERLGIEHLTFGTEEVLDYGSISRVYGEKAEQMEAYLAGLPDSLSYPQKTQAMWQEFAGLNFSGSTPNHILGLAYAKAVAGKAIKLCPIQRQGAGYHSLSANQEFASATALRQNLDQPDFLKKFTPAYHLIETAPKVTWSDLFPYLRYQIVTSPDLTDFYQVNQELAVRIREALKSSETIEELVKQVATKRYTKARVRRLLTYILTGARQEEIPSGVHILGFSEQGRQHLSSLKGKVELVSRIGKEPWDSLTQQADKVYQLGNPALREQNFGRVPIMKDKQG from the coding sequence ATGACAGTTACGGGTATTATCGCAGAGTTTAATCCTTTTCATAATGGGCACAAATATCTGCTGGAGCAGGCTTCTAGTCTGAAAATCATTGCTATGAGTGGCAATTTTGTTCAGCGCGGAGAGCCGGCTATCGTGGACAAGTGGACTCGGGCACAGATGGCTTTGGAAGCTGGAGCGGATTTGGTCCTTGAGTTGCCTTTCTTGGTCAGCGTTCAGGCGGCAGACTTTTTCGCTAAGGGGGCAGTAGACATCTTAGAGAGACTGGGCATTGAGCATCTGACTTTTGGAACTGAGGAAGTGTTGGACTATGGGAGTATTTCGAGGGTCTATGGCGAGAAGGCAGAGCAGATGGAGGCTTATCTGGCTGGCTTGCCTGATTCCCTATCATATCCCCAGAAGACTCAGGCCATGTGGCAGGAGTTTGCAGGGCTCAATTTCTCAGGCTCTACCCCCAATCATATCTTAGGCTTGGCCTATGCCAAGGCTGTGGCAGGAAAGGCTATCAAGCTGTGCCCGATTCAGCGCCAGGGGGCTGGCTATCATTCCTTGTCAGCTAATCAGGAATTTGCTTCCGCAACTGCCCTTCGTCAGAATCTGGATCAGCCTGATTTTCTGAAAAAATTCACTCCGGCCTATCACTTGATTGAAACGGCTCCCAAGGTGACCTGGTCGGACCTCTTTCCTTACCTTCGTTACCAGATAGTGACAAGTCCGGATTTGACAGATTTTTATCAGGTCAATCAGGAGTTGGCCGTCAGGATTAGAGAGGCCTTGAAAAGCAGTGAGACCATAGAAGAGCTAGTTAAGCAGGTGGCGACCAAGCGCTATACCAAGGCTCGGGTTCGACGTCTGCTGACCTATATCCTGACCGGAGCTAGACAAGAAGAGATTCCGTCAGGTGTTCACATTTTAGGCTTTTCCGAGCAGGGGCGCCAGCATTTGTCCAGCCTTAAAGGTAAGGTCGAATTGGTCAGCCGTATCGGCAAGGAGCCATGGGATAGTCTAACCCAGCAGGCTGATAAGGTCTATCAACTAGGCAATCCCGCACTTAGGGAGCAGAATTTTGGACGGGTTCCGATTATGAAAGACAAGCAAGGTTGA
- a CDS encoding SAM hydrolase/SAM-dependent halogenase family protein: MNNLLVLQSDFGLVDGAVSAMIGVALEESPTLKIHHLTHDITPYNIFEGSYRLFQTVNYWPAGTTFVSVVDPGVGSKRKSVVAKTKKGQYIVTPDNGTLSFIKKHVGIEAIREISEVENRRKDTEHSYTFHGRDVYAYTGAKLASGHISFEEVGPELKVEDIVEIQVVETTLAENYVSGAIDILDVRFGSLWTSITREEFYTLKPEFGDRFEVTIYNNDMLVYQNQVTYGKSFADVRIGQPILYINSLYRVGLAINQGSFAKAYNVGVGAQWHIEIKRIEN, translated from the coding sequence ATGAACAATTTACTCGTACTCCAGTCGGACTTTGGTCTGGTAGATGGAGCTGTGTCAGCCATGATCGGAGTGGCGCTAGAAGAGTCGCCCACTCTGAAAATTCATCATCTGACTCACGATATCACCCCTTACAATATCTTTGAGGGAAGTTATCGTCTCTTCCAGACGGTTAATTACTGGCCAGCAGGAACGACCTTTGTGTCAGTAGTGGATCCGGGCGTTGGCTCCAAGCGTAAGAGTGTGGTAGCTAAGACTAAAAAGGGCCAGTACATCGTCACGCCTGACAATGGCACCCTGTCTTTCATCAAGAAGCATGTCGGCATTGAGGCTATTCGGGAAATTTCTGAAGTGGAAAATCGTCGCAAGGATACGGAGCATTCCTACACTTTCCACGGCCGTGATGTCTATGCCTATACAGGTGCCAAGCTAGCCAGCGGCCATATCAGCTTTGAAGAAGTTGGACCAGAGCTAAAAGTTGAAGACATTGTCGAAATTCAGGTAGTAGAGACCACGCTTGCTGAGAATTATGTCAGCGGAGCTATTGATATCCTGGATGTCCGCTTTGGTTCTCTCTGGACCTCTATCACCCGCGAGGAATTCTACACCTTAAAACCAGAATTTGGTGACCGGTTTGAGGTTACCATCTACAACAATGACATGCTGGTTTATCAAAACCAAGTAACCTATGGCAAGTCCTTTGCGGATGTCCGCATCGGCCAGCCTATCCTCTATATCAACTCCCTCTATCGGGTTGGCTTAGCGATTAACCAAGGTTCCTTTGCTAAGGCCTACAATGTTGGCGTCGGTGCCCAGTGGCATATTGAAATCAAGAGAATTGAAAATTAA
- a CDS encoding ECF-type riboflavin transporter substrate-binding protein: MKNNTIRNVVATGIGAALFVVIGMINIPTPVPNTSIQLQYPLQALFSVIFGPIVGFLMGFIGHAIKDAMSGGGLWWFWIAGSGVFGLLVGFFRKFFQVEEGKFEVKDIIRFNLIQFGANAIAWLIGPIGDVIVSGEPVNKVIAQSIVAILVNSATVAVIGTVLLTAYARTRTRAGSLKKD, translated from the coding sequence ATGAAAAATAATACAATCAGAAACGTAGTCGCAACAGGAATTGGAGCTGCCCTATTCGTGGTCATCGGAATGATCAATATCCCAACGCCTGTACCCAATACCAGCATTCAGCTCCAATACCCTCTGCAAGCTCTTTTTAGCGTCATCTTTGGACCAATCGTCGGTTTCCTGATGGGCTTCATTGGCCACGCCATTAAAGACGCTATGAGCGGTGGCGGACTTTGGTGGTTTTGGATTGCCGGCAGCGGAGTCTTCGGTCTATTGGTTGGCTTCTTTAGAAAATTCTTCCAAGTGGAAGAAGGAAAATTTGAAGTCAAGGATATTATCCGCTTTAACTTGATTCAGTTTGGAGCCAATGCAATCGCTTGGCTTATCGGCCCAATTGGTGACGTGATTGTGTCTGGTGAGCCGGTCAATAAGGTCATTGCTCAAAGTATTGTAGCAATTCTGGTGAATTCTGCGACAGTAGCAGTCATCGGTACAGTCTTGCTGACTGCTTACGCTCGCACCCGCACCCGCGCAGGAAGTCTCAAAAAAGATTAA
- a CDS encoding helix-turn-helix transcriptional regulator: MAKNLRLKMARAEHDMTQGDLADAIGVTRQTIGLIEAGKYNPSLSLCLAICKCLNKTLDQLFWEG, encoded by the coding sequence ATGGCAAAAAATCTTAGACTAAAAATGGCACGAGCTGAGCATGATATGACCCAGGGGGACTTGGCAGATGCTATCGGAGTGACCCGCCAGACCATTGGCCTGATTGAGGCAGGTAAGTACAATCCTAGTCTCAGTTTATGCTTAGCGATTTGCAAATGTCTTAACAAGACACTAGATCAGTTGTTTTGGGAAGGCTAA
- a CDS encoding MptD family putative ECF transporter S component: MLYSIRKDKLKQAGFFYLFYFLAMLLGVLVGLLFDRSGNMFYAPAFTAFFGGVLFIFYTEKIKTFGLISGLGCLLGLFFLLSRHGFGAFLPGLICGILADLIARSGSYQKTVRSLLAFMVFSFSTAGPIFLMWLAPKQYEASLLARGKTQAYIEQVMLKPEPSLVLWFVASILLGALLGALLGRKILKARHSKSASV, from the coding sequence ATGCTATACTCTATAAGAAAAGACAAACTGAAGCAGGCTGGCTTCTTTTACCTCTTTTATTTTTTAGCCATGCTCTTAGGCGTCTTGGTTGGGCTTCTATTTGACCGCTCGGGCAATATGTTTTACGCTCCGGCTTTTACAGCTTTCTTTGGCGGAGTTCTGTTCATCTTCTACACTGAGAAAATAAAGACCTTCGGTCTAATCAGCGGCCTAGGTTGTCTGCTAGGTCTCTTCTTTCTGCTCAGTCGACATGGCTTTGGAGCCTTTCTACCAGGTTTGATTTGCGGTATTTTAGCGGATCTTATAGCTCGGTCAGGCAGCTATCAAAAGACTGTTAGAAGCTTGCTGGCTTTTATGGTTTTCAGCTTTAGCACAGCGGGTCCTATTTTCCTAATGTGGCTGGCACCCAAGCAGTACGAAGCTAGTCTTCTTGCCAGAGGAAAGACTCAGGCTTATATTGAGCAGGTCATGCTTAAGCCGGAACCCAGCTTAGTCCTCTGGTTTGTAGCTAGCATTTTACTGGGCGCTTTACTTGGAGCCCTGTTAGGTAGGAAAATCCTTAAAGCGAGACATTCCAAGTCAGCTTCAGTCTAA
- the fsa gene encoding fructose-6-phosphate aldolase — MKFFLDTADVAAIKAINELGVVDGVTTNPTIISREGRDFKTVIQEICEIVSGPVSAEVTGLTAPEMIAEARDIAKWADNVVVKIPMTTEGLKAVSVLSKEGIKTNVTLIFTVSQGLMAMKAGATFISPFVGRLEDIGTDAYQLITDLRTIIDIYDFEAEIIAASIRNSAHVEAVAKLGAHIATIPDNLFEKMTQHPLTTNGIAQFMKDWEAFKK, encoded by the coding sequence ATGAAATTTTTCTTAGATACAGCTGATGTGGCGGCTATCAAAGCGATTAATGAATTAGGTGTTGTGGATGGCGTAACAACTAACCCAACAATTATTTCACGTGAAGGCCGCGATTTTAAAACGGTTATTCAAGAAATCTGTGAGATTGTAAGTGGTCCTGTTAGTGCAGAGGTTACTGGCTTGACAGCGCCTGAAATGATTGCAGAAGCACGGGATATTGCTAAATGGGCTGATAACGTTGTTGTCAAAATTCCAATGACAACGGAAGGTTTAAAAGCTGTCTCTGTCCTTTCAAAAGAGGGAATTAAAACGAATGTTACCTTGATTTTTACAGTTTCTCAAGGACTCATGGCTATGAAAGCTGGAGCTACCTTCATCAGTCCTTTTGTTGGACGTTTGGAAGATATCGGAACAGATGCCTATCAACTGATTACAGATTTGCGCACGATTATTGATATTTATGATTTTGAAGCTGAAATCATCGCAGCTAGTATTCGTAATTCAGCGCATGTTGAAGCTGTTGCAAAACTTGGTGCTCACATTGCGACCATTCCGGATAATTTATTTGAAAAAATGACGCAGCACCCACTGACTACCAACGGAATAGCCCAATTTATGAAGGATTGGGAAGCATTTAAAAAATAA
- a CDS encoding YebC/PmpR family DNA-binding transcriptional regulator, whose protein sequence is MGRKWANIVAKKTAKDGANSKVYAKFGVEIYVAAKKGDPDPESNTALKFVIDRAKQAQVPKHVIDKAIDKAKGNTDETFTEGRYEGFGPNGSMLIVDTLTSNVNRTAANVRAAFGKNGGNMGASGSVSYLFDNKGVIVFAGDDADSVFEQLLEADVDVDDVEAEEGSITVYTAPTDLHKAIVALRESGIQEFQVTELEMIPQSEVELTGEDLETFEKLYSVLEDDEDVQKIYTNVDGF, encoded by the coding sequence ATGGGACGTAAATGGGCCAATATTGTGGCAAAGAAAACGGCCAAAGACGGCGCAAACTCAAAAGTATATGCTAAGTTTGGTGTGGAAATCTATGTAGCAGCTAAAAAAGGTGATCCAGATCCAGAGTCTAACACAGCTTTGAAATTCGTTATTGACCGAGCTAAGCAGGCTCAGGTGCCAAAGCATGTCATTGACAAGGCCATCGATAAGGCAAAAGGAAACACCGACGAAACCTTTACTGAAGGCCGCTATGAAGGATTTGGGCCAAACGGTTCTATGCTGATTGTCGATACACTGACTTCAAATGTCAATCGGACTGCAGCCAATGTCCGTGCTGCTTTTGGTAAAAATGGCGGCAATATGGGAGCTAGCGGCTCTGTATCTTATCTTTTTGATAATAAAGGTGTGATTGTCTTTGCGGGTGACGACGCTGACAGCGTCTTTGAACAGCTGCTGGAAGCGGATGTGGATGTTGATGATGTTGAAGCAGAAGAAGGAAGCATCACTGTTTATACAGCTCCAACTGACCTTCACAAGGCCATCGTGGCTCTGCGTGAATCTGGCATTCAAGAATTCCAAGTAACTGAGCTTGAAATGATTCCTCAGTCTGAAGTAGAGTTGACCGGTGAAGACCTCGAAACCTTTGAAAAGCTTTATAGCGTTTTAGAAGACGACGAAGATGTCCAAAAAATCTATACGAATGTAGATGGATTCTAA